One Defluviitoga tunisiensis genomic window carries:
- a CDS encoding TIGR00153 family protein, with the protein MRLFVGKKEEKVKDLVFKHLDKIQEGLDVFQEVLELYLTNQYEEMMEKVQKVSLLENQADILRRKSISVMYEGAFLPNLRGELLALIESVDKVMNKIQSVSESLDFQRPKIPEEFKEDILKQNQYVRETYKHLKSSIESLFLNIEKTNEDILKVEEFEHKEDVLEKSMIKKLFSMGNLELAEKLELRDIFSQIGDIADRAEDASDRVSVIVLKRKVK; encoded by the coding sequence ATGAGACTTTTTGTGGGTAAAAAAGAAGAAAAGGTTAAAGATCTTGTTTTTAAACATTTGGATAAAATTCAAGAAGGATTAGATGTATTTCAAGAGGTTCTCGAGTTATATTTAACTAACCAATATGAAGAAATGATGGAGAAGGTTCAAAAAGTATCTTTACTTGAAAATCAAGCAGATATCTTGCGAAGAAAATCAATAAGTGTTATGTATGAAGGCGCATTTTTGCCTAATTTGAGAGGGGAGCTATTAGCTTTAATAGAAAGTGTAGATAAAGTTATGAATAAGATTCAAAGTGTATCTGAGAGTCTTGATTTTCAAAGGCCTAAAATTCCAGAAGAGTTCAAAGAGGATATATTAAAGCAAAATCAATATGTTAGGGAAACTTATAAACACTTAAAAAGTTCTATAGAATCTTTGTTTTTAAACATAGAAAAGACGAACGAAGATATATTAAAAGTCGAGGAATTCGAACATAAAGAAGATGTTTTAGAAAAAAGTATGATTAAGAAGTTATTTTCTATGGGCAATTTAGAATTAGCAGAAAAGCTTGAATTAAGAGACATATTTTCTCAGATAGGAGATATAGCTGATAGAGCAGAAGATGCTTCTGATAGAGTGTCAGTGATTGTTTTAAAAAGAAAAGTTAAATAA
- a CDS encoding response regulator, translated as MSKILVVDDEENIRTLIKEELEDAGYEVFCAPNAKKALEILDNNKDIEIICTDIEMPDVNGLELAAEIRKKYSNKKIIFLTAYSHYKSEMASWAADAYVVKSMDLTELIDTIKNLIKIK; from the coding sequence TTGTCAAAGATATTAGTTGTAGATGATGAAGAAAATATAAGGACTTTAATAAAAGAAGAATTGGAAGACGCTGGATATGAAGTTTTTTGTGCGCCAAATGCTAAAAAGGCATTAGAAATACTAGATAATAATAAAGATATAGAAATTATTTGTACAGATATAGAGATGCCTGATGTCAACGGTTTAGAGTTAGCGGCAGAAATTAGAAAGAAGTATTCTAATAAAAAAATCATATTTCTTACGGCTTATTCACATTATAAAAGTGAAATGGCTTCATGGGCTGCAGATGCATATGTAGTTAAGTCTATGGATTTAACAGAATTAATAGACACAATAAAAAACTTAATAAAAATCAAATAA
- the ileS gene encoding isoleucine--tRNA ligase: MNYKDTINLPKTDFKMKANLKSLEPTILEKWEDIDVANYLMENRKDAEKYILHDGPPYANGDIHLGTALNKVLKDIVIKYKTLRGYNSPYVPGWDTHGLPIEHSVTTKLGDKAKELDKLEIRKICEEFAMKYVDIQKESFKRLGVIGFWEDPYLTLKPEYEAKVLEVLKSLVETGNVYRGKKPIYWCTECETALAEAEVEYHDHKSDSIYVKFPMKEEKDTYIVIWTTTPWTLPANVAIAVHPDFEYAKVKVDGEYWILAKELITKTLEQTHIQQYNIIETFKGQKLEGKKAVHPFMNRDSLIVLADYVTLDEGTGCVHTAPGHGVDDYKTGLKYNLPIISPVDDRGYFTKEAGKYAGLKIWDANEVIISDLKESNFLLASGKMVHSYPHCWRCKNPIIFRATEQWFIDLEKNNYREKVLEQIKQVNWIPKWGENRITSMVKERPDWVISRQRAWGIPIPAVRCEQCGDLILSVETLDSVIDIVRNYGSNAWFEKDIKDLLPKNFVCPKCGGSIFSKQEDILDVWIDSGSSFEAVVNTREELKKFPADLYLEGSDQHRGWFQSSIFLSVAKHGKAPYKAVLTHGFIKDEDGRKMSKSLGNVINPRDVIDKYGADILRLWVASSDYTMDIKISDNILQQQVEIYRKLRNTLRFLLGNIYDFDPQKDCVEYEEMYEIDKWAMLKLHKLIKDVTAAYDNYEFYKVHYLINNFCTIDMSSIYLDIIKDRIYVEGKKSKLRRSAQTVLYEALIALTKMMAPIISFTAEEVYDYLPTSEKKYKTVFVEQWPEYNEKYLEPKLEEKWEVILSLREDVLKALEEKRKEKLIGNSLDAKVILDIHDQDLKKFLTDFDESFLADIFIVSQCEIGSVDEGFDGKKAKIKIVQAIGKKCERCWKIDPQTGKDEKYPDVCPRCAKVLRAEEY; this comes from the coding sequence TTGAATTATAAAGATACAATAAACCTTCCTAAAACAGATTTTAAGATGAAGGCCAATTTAAAATCATTGGAACCAACTATTCTGGAAAAATGGGAAGATATAGATGTAGCTAATTACTTAATGGAAAATAGAAAGGATGCCGAAAAATATATATTGCATGATGGACCACCTTATGCAAATGGTGATATACATTTAGGAACTGCCTTAAACAAAGTTTTAAAGGATATTGTAATAAAATATAAAACTCTACGAGGATATAATTCTCCATATGTTCCTGGTTGGGATACTCATGGTCTTCCAATAGAACATAGTGTGACAACAAAGTTAGGTGACAAAGCTAAGGAACTAGATAAATTAGAAATAAGAAAAATATGTGAAGAATTTGCAATGAAATATGTTGATATTCAAAAAGAAAGCTTTAAAAGACTTGGTGTTATAGGTTTTTGGGAAGATCCATATTTGACTTTGAAACCTGAGTATGAGGCGAAAGTTTTAGAAGTTCTTAAAAGTTTGGTAGAAACAGGAAATGTTTATAGAGGGAAAAAACCTATATATTGGTGTACGGAATGTGAAACTGCTTTAGCAGAAGCAGAAGTAGAATATCATGATCATAAATCTGATTCTATATATGTAAAATTTCCGATGAAAGAAGAGAAGGATACATATATAGTAATATGGACTACCACGCCTTGGACTTTACCAGCCAATGTTGCTATTGCGGTGCATCCTGATTTTGAGTATGCAAAAGTTAAAGTTGATGGAGAATATTGGATATTAGCTAAAGAATTAATTACTAAAACATTAGAACAAACACATATACAACAATATAACATAATAGAAACGTTCAAAGGTCAAAAGTTAGAAGGAAAAAAGGCCGTTCATCCCTTTATGAATAGAGATAGTTTAATTGTTCTAGCAGATTATGTAACTTTGGATGAAGGTACCGGTTGCGTACATACAGCACCAGGACATGGAGTTGATGACTATAAAACAGGTTTAAAATATAATCTCCCAATAATTTCTCCTGTAGATGATAGAGGTTACTTTACGAAGGAAGCTGGCAAATATGCAGGATTGAAAATATGGGATGCAAATGAGGTCATAATAAGTGACTTAAAAGAATCTAACTTTCTTTTAGCTTCTGGTAAGATGGTTCATTCTTATCCACATTGTTGGAGATGTAAAAATCCTATTATTTTTAGAGCTACAGAACAGTGGTTTATCGATTTAGAGAAAAATAATTATAGAGAAAAAGTATTAGAACAAATTAAACAGGTTAATTGGATACCAAAATGGGGAGAAAATAGAATCACTTCAATGGTTAAGGAAAGGCCAGATTGGGTGATTTCAAGGCAAAGAGCTTGGGGTATACCGATTCCTGCTGTTAGATGTGAACAATGTGGCGATTTAATTTTAAGTGTAGAAACCTTAGACAGTGTTATTGATATAGTTAGAAATTATGGAAGTAATGCTTGGTTTGAAAAAGACATAAAAGATTTATTGCCTAAGAATTTTGTCTGCCCAAAATGTGGCGGTTCTATTTTTTCTAAACAAGAAGATATATTAGATGTATGGATAGATTCTGGCTCATCTTTTGAAGCAGTTGTGAATACAAGAGAGGAATTGAAAAAATTTCCTGCTGATTTATATCTTGAAGGAAGCGACCAACACAGAGGTTGGTTTCAAAGTTCGATTTTTTTGTCGGTAGCAAAACACGGTAAGGCCCCATATAAAGCAGTTTTAACTCATGGATTTATTAAAGATGAGGATGGACGTAAAATGTCTAAATCACTTGGTAATGTTATTAATCCAAGGGATGTAATAGATAAATATGGTGCAGATATATTAAGATTATGGGTTGCTTCATCAGATTATACTATGGATATAAAGATTTCAGATAATATATTACAGCAACAAGTTGAAATATATAGAAAATTAAGGAATACCTTAAGATTTTTATTAGGTAATATTTATGACTTTGATCCCCAAAAAGATTGTGTTGAATATGAAGAGATGTACGAAATTGATAAATGGGCAATGTTAAAACTACACAAACTTATTAAGGATGTTACTGCTGCATACGATAATTATGAATTTTATAAAGTACATTATTTGATTAATAACTTTTGTACTATTGATATGAGCTCCATTTATTTAGATATAATTAAGGACAGAATTTATGTAGAAGGTAAAAAATCTAAATTAAGAAGGTCCGCACAAACAGTCCTGTATGAAGCGCTAATTGCTCTTACTAAAATGATGGCACCAATTATTTCATTTACTGCAGAAGAAGTTTATGATTATCTTCCAACTAGTGAGAAAAAATATAAAACAGTTTTTGTTGAGCAATGGCCTGAATATAATGAAAAATATTTAGAACCTAAATTAGAAGAAAAGTGGGAGGTTATATTATCTCTTAGAGAAGATGTACTTAAAGCCCTAGAAGAGAAAAGAAAAGAAAAACTTATAGGGAACTCACTAGATGCAAAGGTTATTTTAGATATTCATGACCAGGACTTAAAGAAATTCTTAACAGATTTTGATGAAAGTTTTTTGGCAGATATTTTTATTGTATCTCAATGTGAGATAGGTTCTGTTGATGAGGGTTTTGATGGGAAGAAAGCCAAAATAAAAATAGTTCAAGCCATCGGTAAAAAATGTGAAAGATGTTGGAAGATAGATCCTCAAACTGGAAAAGACGAAAAGTATCCGGACGTTTGTCCAAGGTGTGCCAAAGTTTTAAGGGCTGAAGAATACTGA
- a CDS encoding S-layer homology domain-containing protein encodes MKKVGILFFVIILTVGVFSQTFKDVPINHWAYDAVERLSKIGIIEGYPDGTFKGLENMNRYQLTVALSRTIDYINQSVVSPLAQNLSNLEKKVNSLSVPQGVSSAELQQIQSRLDSISSNVSNLQSSVTRLDNSVKELQNSYELLGYTTTKITELERKIDNLTVPTSTVSKSDIDSLNTKVSQLQTSVTSLNSNYQNLSLTTSQLQEEVKKVSEVQNSLAKTNQEVEKLNALVSNLNTKINTKADATDVAQLKTDTQQLNTKVNANAQNISKLDSQVQAVQKNVSDLTQEVSNVRKVAESAGKGGGINFVDIIIAVVVSTGISFLLNSLMGSGS; translated from the coding sequence GTGAAAAAGGTAGGGATTTTGTTTTTCGTGATTATTTTAACAGTAGGAGTATTCTCACAGACTTTTAAGGATGTACCCATTAACCATTGGGCTTATGACGCAGTAGAAAGGCTTTCAAAAATTGGCATTATTGAGGGATATCCCGATGGTACCTTTAAAGGTTTAGAAAACATGAACAGATATCAGCTTACGGTAGCTCTTTCAAGAACTATAGACTATATAAATCAGTCGGTAGTTTCTCCATTGGCTCAAAATTTATCTAACTTGGAGAAAAAGGTAAATTCATTGTCTGTTCCTCAAGGGGTTTCTAGTGCAGAATTACAACAGATTCAAAGTAGGTTAGATTCTATTTCAAGTAACGTATCGAATCTTCAAAGCTCAGTTACTAGGTTAGACAATTCTGTTAAAGAGCTTCAAAATTCTTATGAATTACTAGGTTACACTACAACTAAGATAACTGAATTAGAAAGAAAAATTGATAATTTGACGGTTCCTACTTCCACTGTTAGCAAGAGTGATATTGACTCCCTAAACACAAAAGTTTCTCAATTACAAACTAGTGTAACTAGTTTGAATAGTAACTATCAAAATCTCTCTTTAACAACTTCTCAACTCCAAGAAGAGGTTAAAAAAGTTTCAGAGGTTCAAAATTCTCTTGCAAAAACAAACCAAGAAGTAGAGAAATTAAACGCTTTAGTTAGCAACCTTAACACAAAAATAAATACTAAAGCTGATGCAACTGATGTAGCTCAACTCAAAACTGATACCCAACAATTAAATACAAAAGTCAACGCTAATGCTCAAAATATATCAAAATTAGACTCTCAAGTTCAAGCCGTACAAAAGAACGTTTCTGATTTAACTCAAGAAGTTAGTAATGTAAGAAAAGTCGCAGAAAGCGCTGGAAAAGGTGGAGGAATAAACTTTGTGGATATTATTATAGCCGTTGTAGTATCTACTGGTATTTCGTTCCTTCTCAATAGCCTAATGGGAAGCGGAAGTTAA